One window from the genome of Pogoniulus pusillus isolate bPogPus1 chromosome 7, bPogPus1.pri, whole genome shotgun sequence encodes:
- the MATN3 gene encoding matrilin-3 isoform X3: MPPPGAIAVPRPLRPAAFKCGPAAGGAGDDTMGRALGTLGCLLLLLPLLPAVPGSPHRLRRQPRPGGRLSGSQAADTACKNRPLDLVFIIDSSRSVRPEEFEKVKIFLSEMIDTLDIGETTTRVAVMNYASTVKVEFPLRTYFDKASMKEAISHIEPLSAGTMTGLAIQTAMEEVFTEEMGTRPASFNIPKVVIVVTDGRPQDQVQDVAASAQTAGIEIYAVGVDRADMQSLRTMASEPLDEHVFYVETYGVIEKLTSKFRETFCAANVCALGTHDCEHVCVSNGESYLCDCYEGYALNSDKRTCSAVDMCEPGRHDCDQICMSNNGSYVCECYEGYTLNPDKKTCSAVDMCAPGRHDCEQVCLRDDLFYTCDCYQGYTLNPDKKTCSRAITSSLITTEESCKCEAIAALQDSVTSHLEALSTKYILFLT, from the exons ATGCCGCCTCCCGGTGCCATCGCTGTTCCCCGCCCGCTGCGGCCGGCAGCTTTTAAATGCGGACCCGCGGCCGGCGGGGCAGGAGACGACACCATGGGGCGGGCACTCGGTACCCtcggctgcttgctgctgctgttgccgtTGCTGCCCGCCGTGCCGGGCTCCCCGCACCGCCTACGCCGGCAGCCGCGGCCGGGCGGGCGCCTCTCCGGGAGCCAGGCGGCAG ACACTGCCTGCAAGAACCGTCCCCTAGACCTTGTCTTCATCATAGACAGTTCCCGTAGTGTCCGACCTGAGGAGTTTGAGAAAGTGAAAATCTTTTTGTCAGAAATGATTGATACTCTGGATATTGGTGAGACAACAACCCGTGTGGCAGTCATGAACTATGCTAGCACTGTCAAAGTAGAGTTTCCCCTCCGGACATACTTTGATAAAGCATCTATGAAGGAGGCAATATCTCACATTGAGCCCTTGTCTGCTGGCACAATGACTGGCCTTGCCATCCAAACTGCCATGGAGGAAGTCTTCACTGAGGAAATGGGCACACGGCCAGCAAGCTTCAATATCCCCAAGGTAGTCATTGTTGTGACAGATGGACGACCACAAGACCAGGTTCAAGATGTGGCAGCAAGTGCCCAGACAGCTGGCATTGAGATCTACGCAGTTGGGGTAGATCGGGCAGACATGCAGTCCCTGAGAACCATGGCCAGCGAACCACTGGATGAACATGTCTTTTATGTGGAGACCTATGGTGTGATCGAAAAGCTGACATCCAAATTCAGAGAGACTTTCTGTG CTGCAAATGTGTGTGCACTTGGGACCCATGACTGTGAGCATGTCTGTGTGAGCAACGGCGAATCCTACCTTTGTGATTGCTATGAAGGCTACGCTTTGAACTCAGATAAGAGAACCTGCTCAG CTGTGGACATGTGTGAACCTGGAAGGCATGATTGTGACCAGATCTGCATGAGTAACAATGGATCCTATGTCTGTGAGTGCTATGAAGGCTACACCCTGAATCCAGATAAGAAGACTTGCTCAG CTGTCGATATGTGTGCTCCTGGAAGGCATGACTGTGAGCAGGTCTGCCTGAGAGATGACCTTTTCTATACATGTGACTGCTACCAGGGCTACACCCTGAATCCAGACAAGAAGACTTGCTCAA GAGCCATAACGAGCAGTCTCATAACAACTGAAGAGTCCTGTAAGTGTGAAGCCatagctgctctgcaggactcAGTCACCTCACACCTTGAAGCTCTGTCAACAAAATATATCCTTTTTCTTACATGA
- the MATN3 gene encoding matrilin-3 isoform X1, translating into MPPPGAIAVPRPLRPAAFKCGPAAGGAGDDTMGRALGTLGCLLLLLPLLPAVPGSPHRLRRQPRPGGRLSGSQAADTACKNRPLDLVFIIDSSRSVRPEEFEKVKIFLSEMIDTLDIGETTTRVAVMNYASTVKVEFPLRTYFDKASMKEAISHIEPLSAGTMTGLAIQTAMEEVFTEEMGTRPASFNIPKVVIVVTDGRPQDQVQDVAASAQTAGIEIYAVGVDRADMQSLRTMASEPLDEHVFYVETYGVIEKLTSKFRETFCAANVCALGTHDCEHVCVSNGESYLCDCYEGYALNSDKRTCSAVDMCEPGRHDCDQICMSNNGSYVCECYEGYTLNPDKKTCSAMDMCAPGRHDCEQVCLSNDGSYSCDCYEGYTLNPDKTTCSAVDMCAPGRHDCEQVCLRDDLFYTCDCYQGYTLNPDKKTCSRAITSSLITTEESCKCEAIAALQDSVTSHLEALSTKYILFLT; encoded by the exons ATGCCGCCTCCCGGTGCCATCGCTGTTCCCCGCCCGCTGCGGCCGGCAGCTTTTAAATGCGGACCCGCGGCCGGCGGGGCAGGAGACGACACCATGGGGCGGGCACTCGGTACCCtcggctgcttgctgctgctgttgccgtTGCTGCCCGCCGTGCCGGGCTCCCCGCACCGCCTACGCCGGCAGCCGCGGCCGGGCGGGCGCCTCTCCGGGAGCCAGGCGGCAG ACACTGCCTGCAAGAACCGTCCCCTAGACCTTGTCTTCATCATAGACAGTTCCCGTAGTGTCCGACCTGAGGAGTTTGAGAAAGTGAAAATCTTTTTGTCAGAAATGATTGATACTCTGGATATTGGTGAGACAACAACCCGTGTGGCAGTCATGAACTATGCTAGCACTGTCAAAGTAGAGTTTCCCCTCCGGACATACTTTGATAAAGCATCTATGAAGGAGGCAATATCTCACATTGAGCCCTTGTCTGCTGGCACAATGACTGGCCTTGCCATCCAAACTGCCATGGAGGAAGTCTTCACTGAGGAAATGGGCACACGGCCAGCAAGCTTCAATATCCCCAAGGTAGTCATTGTTGTGACAGATGGACGACCACAAGACCAGGTTCAAGATGTGGCAGCAAGTGCCCAGACAGCTGGCATTGAGATCTACGCAGTTGGGGTAGATCGGGCAGACATGCAGTCCCTGAGAACCATGGCCAGCGAACCACTGGATGAACATGTCTTTTATGTGGAGACCTATGGTGTGATCGAAAAGCTGACATCCAAATTCAGAGAGACTTTCTGTG CTGCAAATGTGTGTGCACTTGGGACCCATGACTGTGAGCATGTCTGTGTGAGCAACGGCGAATCCTACCTTTGTGATTGCTATGAAGGCTACGCTTTGAACTCAGATAAGAGAACCTGCTCAG CTGTGGACATGTGTGAACCTGGAAGGCATGATTGTGACCAGATCTGCATGAGTAACAATGGATCCTATGTCTGTGAGTGCTATGAAGGCTACACCCTGAATCCAGATAAGAAGACTTGCTCAG CCATGGACATGTGTGCACCTGGGAGGCATGACTGTGAGCAAGTCTGTCTGAGTAATGATGGATCTTACAGCTGTGACTGCTATGAAGGGTACACTCTGAATCCAGATAAGACGACTTGCTCAG CTGTCGATATGTGTGCTCCTGGAAGGCATGACTGTGAGCAGGTCTGCCTGAGAGATGACCTTTTCTATACATGTGACTGCTACCAGGGCTACACCCTGAATCCAGACAAGAAGACTTGCTCAA GAGCCATAACGAGCAGTCTCATAACAACTGAAGAGTCCTGTAAGTGTGAAGCCatagctgctctgcaggactcAGTCACCTCACACCTTGAAGCTCTGTCAACAAAATATATCCTTTTTCTTACATGA
- the MATN3 gene encoding matrilin-3 isoform X4, whose translation MPPPGAIAVPRPLRPAAFKCGPAAGGAGDDTMGRALGTLGCLLLLLPLLPAVPGSPHRLRRQPRPGGRLSGSQAADTACKNRPLDLVFIIDSSRSVRPEEFEKVKIFLSEMIDTLDIGETTTRVAVMNYASTVKVEFPLRTYFDKASMKEAISHIEPLSAGTMTGLAIQTAMEEVFTEEMGTRPASFNIPKVVIVVTDGRPQDQVQDVAASAQTAGIEIYAVGVDRADMQSLRTMASEPLDEHVFYVETYGVIEKLTSKFRETFCAANVCALGTHDCEHVCVSNGESYLCDCYEGYALNSDKRTCSAVDMCEPGRHDCDQICMSNNGSYVCECYEGYTLNPDKKTCSGAITSSLITTEESCKCEAIAALQDSVTSHLEALSTKYILFLT comes from the exons ATGCCGCCTCCCGGTGCCATCGCTGTTCCCCGCCCGCTGCGGCCGGCAGCTTTTAAATGCGGACCCGCGGCCGGCGGGGCAGGAGACGACACCATGGGGCGGGCACTCGGTACCCtcggctgcttgctgctgctgttgccgtTGCTGCCCGCCGTGCCGGGCTCCCCGCACCGCCTACGCCGGCAGCCGCGGCCGGGCGGGCGCCTCTCCGGGAGCCAGGCGGCAG ACACTGCCTGCAAGAACCGTCCCCTAGACCTTGTCTTCATCATAGACAGTTCCCGTAGTGTCCGACCTGAGGAGTTTGAGAAAGTGAAAATCTTTTTGTCAGAAATGATTGATACTCTGGATATTGGTGAGACAACAACCCGTGTGGCAGTCATGAACTATGCTAGCACTGTCAAAGTAGAGTTTCCCCTCCGGACATACTTTGATAAAGCATCTATGAAGGAGGCAATATCTCACATTGAGCCCTTGTCTGCTGGCACAATGACTGGCCTTGCCATCCAAACTGCCATGGAGGAAGTCTTCACTGAGGAAATGGGCACACGGCCAGCAAGCTTCAATATCCCCAAGGTAGTCATTGTTGTGACAGATGGACGACCACAAGACCAGGTTCAAGATGTGGCAGCAAGTGCCCAGACAGCTGGCATTGAGATCTACGCAGTTGGGGTAGATCGGGCAGACATGCAGTCCCTGAGAACCATGGCCAGCGAACCACTGGATGAACATGTCTTTTATGTGGAGACCTATGGTGTGATCGAAAAGCTGACATCCAAATTCAGAGAGACTTTCTGTG CTGCAAATGTGTGTGCACTTGGGACCCATGACTGTGAGCATGTCTGTGTGAGCAACGGCGAATCCTACCTTTGTGATTGCTATGAAGGCTACGCTTTGAACTCAGATAAGAGAACCTGCTCAG CTGTGGACATGTGTGAACCTGGAAGGCATGATTGTGACCAGATCTGCATGAGTAACAATGGATCCTATGTCTGTGAGTGCTATGAAGGCTACACCCTGAATCCAGATAAGAAGACTTGCTCAG GAGCCATAACGAGCAGTCTCATAACAACTGAAGAGTCCTGTAAGTGTGAAGCCatagctgctctgcaggactcAGTCACCTCACACCTTGAAGCTCTGTCAACAAAATATATCCTTTTTCTTACATGA
- the MATN3 gene encoding matrilin-3 isoform X2 — MPPPGAIAVPRPLRPAAFKCGPAAGGAGDDTMGRALGTLGCLLLLLPLLPAVPGSPHRLRRQPRPGGRLSGSQAADTACKNRPLDLVFIIDSSRSVRPEEFEKVKIFLSEMIDTLDIGETTTRVAVMNYASTVKVEFPLRTYFDKASMKEAISHIEPLSAGTMTGLAIQTAMEEVFTEEMGTRPASFNIPKVVIVVTDGRPQDQVQDVAASAQTAGIEIYAVGVDRADMQSLRTMASEPLDEHVFYVETYGVIEKLTSKFRETFCAANVCALGTHDCEHVCVSNGESYLCDCYEGYALNSDKRTCSAVDMCEPGRHDCDQICMSNNGSYVCECYEGYTLNPDKKTCSAMDMCAPGRHDCEQVCLSNDGSYSCDCYEGYTLNPDKTTCSGAITSSLITTEESCKCEAIAALQDSVTSHLEALSTKYILFLT, encoded by the exons ATGCCGCCTCCCGGTGCCATCGCTGTTCCCCGCCCGCTGCGGCCGGCAGCTTTTAAATGCGGACCCGCGGCCGGCGGGGCAGGAGACGACACCATGGGGCGGGCACTCGGTACCCtcggctgcttgctgctgctgttgccgtTGCTGCCCGCCGTGCCGGGCTCCCCGCACCGCCTACGCCGGCAGCCGCGGCCGGGCGGGCGCCTCTCCGGGAGCCAGGCGGCAG ACACTGCCTGCAAGAACCGTCCCCTAGACCTTGTCTTCATCATAGACAGTTCCCGTAGTGTCCGACCTGAGGAGTTTGAGAAAGTGAAAATCTTTTTGTCAGAAATGATTGATACTCTGGATATTGGTGAGACAACAACCCGTGTGGCAGTCATGAACTATGCTAGCACTGTCAAAGTAGAGTTTCCCCTCCGGACATACTTTGATAAAGCATCTATGAAGGAGGCAATATCTCACATTGAGCCCTTGTCTGCTGGCACAATGACTGGCCTTGCCATCCAAACTGCCATGGAGGAAGTCTTCACTGAGGAAATGGGCACACGGCCAGCAAGCTTCAATATCCCCAAGGTAGTCATTGTTGTGACAGATGGACGACCACAAGACCAGGTTCAAGATGTGGCAGCAAGTGCCCAGACAGCTGGCATTGAGATCTACGCAGTTGGGGTAGATCGGGCAGACATGCAGTCCCTGAGAACCATGGCCAGCGAACCACTGGATGAACATGTCTTTTATGTGGAGACCTATGGTGTGATCGAAAAGCTGACATCCAAATTCAGAGAGACTTTCTGTG CTGCAAATGTGTGTGCACTTGGGACCCATGACTGTGAGCATGTCTGTGTGAGCAACGGCGAATCCTACCTTTGTGATTGCTATGAAGGCTACGCTTTGAACTCAGATAAGAGAACCTGCTCAG CTGTGGACATGTGTGAACCTGGAAGGCATGATTGTGACCAGATCTGCATGAGTAACAATGGATCCTATGTCTGTGAGTGCTATGAAGGCTACACCCTGAATCCAGATAAGAAGACTTGCTCAG CCATGGACATGTGTGCACCTGGGAGGCATGACTGTGAGCAAGTCTGTCTGAGTAATGATGGATCTTACAGCTGTGACTGCTATGAAGGGTACACTCTGAATCCAGATAAGACGACTTGCTCAG GAGCCATAACGAGCAGTCTCATAACAACTGAAGAGTCCTGTAAGTGTGAAGCCatagctgctctgcaggactcAGTCACCTCACACCTTGAAGCTCTGTCAACAAAATATATCCTTTTTCTTACATGA